A genome region from Columba livia isolate bColLiv1 breed racing homer chromosome 2, bColLiv1.pat.W.v2, whole genome shotgun sequence includes the following:
- the GOLGA4 gene encoding golgin subfamily A member 4 isoform X5, whose translation MRKAGGRGGGPGGVPGSRCSGAGVCVLRRPLRSGTARQQSALNALPEETCPPFPPFLFSSAGGEGRGSRALRWGGQRRPALRLGPPLSPGRPADSPPWRGEVPSKSPPPTGDRSRTSSFTDQNDESTSTPDKENASTQPLPRSTENNSSGSASPQLSDPPSFAQRLQLRVPSMESLFRSPVKESLFRSSSKESLVRTSSRDSLNRLDLDAAGPTFDPPSDIESETEEPPGNMDSLSKEQLLQRLRRMERSLGNYRGKYAELVSAYQVIQREKKKLQGILSQSQDKALRRIGELREELQMDQQAKKHLQEEFDASLEEKDQLISVLQTQVSLLKQRLQNGQIGTELSDPNIQSEPQVQSPAKEIGTENTVEPGSNEGNEDSVKTLETLNQRVKRQENLLQRCKEMIRSHKERCTQLTNEKEALQEQLDERLQELEKMKDLHMAEKTKLITQLRDAKNSIEQLEQDKGMVIAETKRQMHETLEMKEEEIAQLRARIKQITTKGEELKEQKEKSERAAFEELERALSAAQKTEEARKKLQAEMDEKIKAVEKASEEERVNLQRELTRVKQEVVEIMKKSSEERVAELEKCHKKELASKDQELNERLQAQEKEFQEKMKAALEKNQSECLKTLEEKEQQESLALEELELQKKAIQSECDKKVQKMNQEVETFRTRILELESTLAKYSQDDRKPSEELSTLMESEKKQHNKEINDIVEKHKKELENMKQQQEKLWTEKLQILKQQQVTEIEKMREKQEQEIDTILKEKETVFRAHIEEMNEKTLEKLDVKQTELEALSSELSEALKIRHDLEQEISELNSKACEAKQELEEERKRHNEEVKVMLKEHEMSIQGVEKVLKEELNKLKQSLEEKDRHLEELKAHEQNLKESAERSKAELAQVSAKLEELSESHRSTSNEQAKTYEEKLAKLQQKMTDLEGEKLQLSEQLERAESQLNEVKNELETNVNQVHDLKQHLQEQSSENTQKVTSLMQQYECQLKDLQRESDEAKRSLTEKENEIEHMKKLQNKQVEELTQKLLAAEERISALKGEYESKLKRQENKMEKIKQKSKDMQEAFKKKLAEQEAKLKKELENKQLEFTQKESEFNAKMLEMAHASSAGISDAVSKLESNQKEQLESLADTHRRELEEVTQIWEKKLNQQVEELQEKHEMELQEKEQEVGDLKQKLATFSAEKESSRTEITRLKEEQVKREEFLKELEEQLRQSVDKESDLKTQVKKLESDLNQSLKEQSGLEEQLSKQKAVEEKDKARITELADTLKTLEEKLQTVQSSQSKDHENYEKKIEAIQLKETELKRWSEELAAQLDACWKNVEASLQTKSNELIEKCNEKIGIVTCKIADCERLTAKVKEAVLIKTSKVPELEAQLREVTEHHSAASTSLQKSMQQLQEKDNLIMSMRADIEGLVTEKEQLQKEGGHQQQAASEKETCITQLRKELSENINAVTSMREELQEKESEVSALNKTINDLNVRLESMITEKEAAMSLLSKQHQEDRLQLLNQVQELSSRVETLSQEKSSALEQVDHCTAKLSEWKTKAQTRFTQNHDTIKDLQGKLELSNIEANKKDEELNNLKEQLAEQSKNLNSLKSELEEKQNRREKQESELTAKLKKQAERIAELEEHIAQKTSENDSLMEELRKYNEQKDTEQKEIAWQLQQAEKVAFEKDNRFKEAEEKVLNFEKQIGSLKAEIEAKDREFDQMKSAILKSKEEELKELEERLNAENITKLADLKKKAEQKVDSIKKQLMSQMEEKEQQFKQDREDQLRDLEQKLQEREAKIESLEEKIKSTRDSTELEMLQRVECVKASVEQEKNNVLESVRQTYEEKMHVLQKGLTEKDELLQKYEKEQQQSNNSHLELQKAQEELLKKLECIEKSHQEEQSRTESLRKELEEQTKKYSLLADEHARCGGDLASSREELKAKEQKHLDMQNVVGDFQKKLQEKEAVSQSLEQKIKELENCLVKENEAHKIEMEDTSLRYEEKLKSLQQQLDERSDCLKAFEENAEEKAKSGLELQKLLGDMQNQQKDLQTKLEETEREKQKLRKEVNNLQKDLRTLRKEHQQELDIIKKESLEEMEQKIRCEQEDIELKHNSALKQLMREFNTQLAQKERELETAVKETISKAQEVETELIENHHIETTQLHKKIAEKDDDLKRTVKKYEEILEAREEEMTAKVHELQTQLEDLQKEYKRRMAEEQRWHNEKVAVAELQAQLAQKTTLVNDSKLKEQELKEQIHVLEDRLKKYEKNMYVTSVGTPYGDGNLHHTDVSLFGEPTEFEYLRKVLFEYMMGRETKVIYFFLDNGQGYNNSAEVPSRSDSEDTRTRRCSTIVCLTSQWYLLNIPSVCA comes from the exons CTGAGTGACCCTCCATCTTTTGCCCAGAGGCTTCAACTCCGAGTTCCCTCCATGGAGTCTTTGTTTCGGAGCCCAGTAAAAGAGTCGCTGTTCCGCTCTTCTTCTAAGGAGTCCCTGGTACGAACTTCTTCAAGAGACTCCTTGAATCGACTGGATTTGGATGCAGCTGGTCCCACCTTTGATCCACCTTCCGACATAGAAAGTGAAACAGAAGAGCCTCCGGGGAACATGGACAGCCTCagcaaagagcagctgctgcagcgaCTGCGCAGAATGGAACGCAGTTTGGGCAACTACAGGGGCAAATACGCAGAG ctAGTGTCTGCGTATCAAGTTATCcagagggagaagaagaagcTACAG ggcatTCTGAGTCAAAGTCAGGATAAAGCACTTCGCAGAATTGGAGAACTGAGAGAG GAGCTCCAGATGGATCAACAAGCTAAGAAACATCTCCAAGAGGAATTCGATGCCTCCTTAGAAGAGAAGGATCAACTTATTAGTGTCCTGCAGACTCAG GTATCGTTGCTGAAACAGAGGTTACAGAACGGTCAGATAGGCACTGAATTGTCTGATccaaatatccaatctgaaccacAAGTTCAAAGTCCAGCAAAAGAAATCGGTACAGAAAATACTGTGGAACCAGGAAGCAATG AGGGTAATGAAGATTCTGTTAAAACACTGGAAACTCTTAATCAGAGGGTGAAGCGCCAAGAGAACTTGCTGCAACGGTGTAAGGAGATGATTCGGTCACATAAAGAGCGCTGCACCCAATTAACCAACGAGAAAGAGGCACTTCAAGAACAGTTAGATGAGAGGCTTCAGGAACTGGAGAAAATGAAG GACCTTCACATGGCTGAGAAGACAAAACTGATTACGCAGCTGCGTGATGCAAAGAATTCAATTGAGCAGCTAGaacaagacaag GGCATGGTGATTGCAGAGACAAAGCGACAAATGCATGAAACATTGGAAatgaaggaggaggagataGCCCAACTGCGTGCTCGGATCAAACAAATAACTACAAAAGGCGAGgaattaaaagaacagaaagaaaaatcagaaagagcTG ctttTGAGGAGCTTGAGAGGGCTCTGAGTGCTGCCCAAAAGACAGAGGAAGCCCGGAAAAAATTGCAGGCagaaatggatgaaaaaatcaaagcagtaGAAAAGGCAAGTGAGGAAGAGAGGGTAAATCTTCAGCGGGAGTTAACCAGAGTGAAACAAGAGGTGGTTGAGATTATGAAG AAGTCTTCAGAGGAGCGTGTTGCTGAACTGGAAAAATGCCATAAAAAAGAATTGGCTAGCAAAGATCAGGAGCTAAATGAGAGATTACAGGCCCAAGAAAAGGAGTTCCAGGAGAAGATGAAGGCAGCTCTT gaaaaaaatcagagcgAGTGTTTAAAAACcctggaagaaaaagagcagcaaGAATCTCTAGCCTTAGAAGAATTAGAGCTGCAGAAGAAAGCAATCCAGTCAGAGTGTGACAAGAAAGTTCAGAAGATGAATCAAGAAGTAGAGACTTTTAGAACT AGGATTCTTGAACTGGAAAGCACTCTTGCAAAGTATTCCCAAGATGACAGAAAGCCATCAGAGGAATTAAGTACTCTGATGGAGtctgaaaaaaagcagcacaataAGGAAATCAATGATATAGTtgaaaaacacaagaaagaatTGGAGAAtatgaaacagcagcaggaaaagctCTGGACAGAAAAACTTCAAATCTTAAAGCAACAACAAGtaactgaaatagaaaaaatgagagaaaaacaagaacaagaGATAGATAcaattttgaaagagaaagaaacagttttccGTGCACACATAGAAGAGATGAATGaaaaaacattagaaaaacTTGATGTGAAACAAACAGAATTAGAAGCACTGTCTTCTGAGCTATCAGAAGCACTAAAAATACGTCATGATTTAGAACAAGAGATCTCAGAATTGAATAGTAAAGCGTGTGAAGCAAAGCAAGAattggaagaagagaggaaacgGCACAATGAAGAGGTTAAAGTGATGTTAAAAGAGCATGAAATGTCTATTCAAGGTGTTGAGAAGGTACTCAAAGAGGAACTCAACAAACTCAAGCAGTCATTGGAGGAAAAAGACAGACATCTAGAAGAACTAAAAGCACATGAACAGAACCTGAAGGAATCTGCAGAAAGATCTAAAGCTGAACTTGCCCAAGTGTCTGCAAAGCTAGAGGAGCTTTCGGAGTCTCATCGGAGTACTTCTAATGAGCAGGCAAAGACTTATGAAGAGAAATTAGCAAAGCTGCAGCAAAAGATGACAGATCTCGAAGGTGAAAAATTGCAACTTAGTGAGCAGCTTGAAAGAGCTGAATCCCAGCTGAATGAAGTTAAGAATGAGTTAGAGACGAACGTCAATCAGGTGCATGATCTGAAGCAGCATTTACAAGAGCAAAGCAGTGAAAATACGCAAAAAGTAACCTCTCTAATGCAACAATATGAATGTCAACTGAAGGATCTACAAAGAGAGTCTGATGAGGCAAAGAGAAGTCTaactgagaaggaaaatgaaattgaaCACATGAAGAAGTTGCAGAACAAGCAAGTGGAAGAGCTTACACAGAAACTGTTAGCTGCTGAGGAGAGAATTAGTGCTTTAAAAGGAGAATATGAAAGTAAACTGAAACGTCAGGAgaacaaaatggagaaaattaagCAGAAATCAAAAGATATGCAGGAAGCTTTCAAAAAGAAACTTGCTGAGCAGGAAGCTAAACTGAAAAAAGAGCTTGAAAACAAGCAGTTGGAGTTCACTCAGAAAGAGAGTGAATTCAATGCGAAAATGTTGGAAATGGCACATGCCAGTTCAGCCGGAATCAGTGATGCTGTGTCGAAACTGGAATCTAATCAGAAAGAGCAACTGGAGAGCCTTGCTGACACTCACAGGAGGGAGTTGGAAGAAGTTACTCAGATTTGGGAAAAGAAACTCAATCAGCAGGTTGAAGAGCTCCAGGAAAAACATGAAATGGAACTGCAAGAGAAAGAGCAGGAAGTTGGAGACCTGAAACAGAAACTTGCCACCTTCAGTGCGGAGAAGGAGAGCTCCCGAACAGAAATAACCCGACTGAAGGAAGAACAGGTGAAAAGGGAGGAGTTCCTGAAGGAATTGGAAGAACAACTAAGGCAGTCAGTGGATAAGGAAAGTGACCTGAAAACACAGGTGAAAAAACTGGAAAGTGATCTTAATCAGTCCCTGAAAGAGCAGTCAGGACTTGAGGAACAGCTCAGTAAACAGAAAGCAGttgaagaaaaagacaaagccaGAATTACTGAGCTGGCTGATACACTGAAAACACTTGAAGAGAAACTCCAAACTGTGCAGTCTTCTCAGTCTAAAGATCATGaaaattatgagaaaaaaatagaggcAATTCAGCTAAAAGAAACTGAGCTTAAAAGGTGGTCAGAGGAACTTGCGGCCCAGTTAGATGCTTGTTGGAAGAATGTTGAAGCCTCAttgcaaacaaaaagcaatgaattaattgaaaaatgcaatgaaaaaatTGGCATAGTAACATGCAAAATTGCAGATTGCGAGCGTCTAACTGCAAAAGTTAAAGAAGCAGTGTTAATTAAAACAAGTAAGGTTCCTGAACTAGAAGCTCAACTTAGAGAAGTAACAGAGCATCATTCTGCTGCAAGTACTTCTTTGCAAAAGTCAATGCAACAGCTGCAAGAGAAGGACAACTTAATTATGTCTATGAGAGCTGACATTGAAGGACTTGTAACAGAAAAGGAACAATTGCAAAAAGAGGGAGGGCATCAGCAGCAAGCAGCGTCGGAAAAAGAAACTTGCAtaacacagctgaggaaagagTTATCTGAAAATATCAATGCTGTCACCTCAATGAGGGAGGAACTCCAGGAAAAAGAATCTGAGGTCTCTGCTCTCAACAAAACAATTAATGACCTTAATGTTAGACTTGAAAGCATGATAACAGAGAAGGAAGCAGCCATGTCTCTGTTAAGCAAGCAACATCAAGAGGATCGGTTGCAGTTGTTAAACCAGGTACAGGAGTTATCGTCCAGAGTTGAGACGCTGAGTCAAGAAAAATCATCAGCTCTTGAGCAGGTAGATCATTGCACTGCCAAGCTGTCAGAGTGGAAGACAAAAGCACAAACCAGGTTTACACAAAATCATGACACTATTAAAGATTTGCAGGGCAAACTGGAATTAAGCAATATTGAAGCCAACAAAAAAGATGAAGAGTTAAATAACCTGAAGGAGCAGCTGGCTGAACAAAGCAAGAATCTCAATAGTTTAAAAAGTGAattggaagaaaagcaaaacaggagggaaaagcaagaaagtGAGTTAActgcaaagttaaaaaaacaagcagaaagaaTTGCAGAACTAGAAGAACACATTGCtcagaaaacttcagaaaatgatTCCTTGATGGAGGAACTTAGAAAGTATAATGAACAAAAAGACACAGAGCAAAAAGAGATAGCTTGGCAACTCCAGCAGGCAGAGAAGGTGGCTTTTGAAAAGGACAATAGATTTAAGGAGGCTGAAGAAAAAGTACTTAATTTTGAGAAGCAAATAGGTTCACTGAAAGCTGAAATTGAAGCAAAAGATAGGGAATTCGATCAAATGAAGTCAGCGATACTTaaaagcaaagaggaagaaCTGAAAGAATTAGAAGAGAGACTGAATGCAGAGAACATCACTAAGCTGGCAGATCTGAAAaagaaggcagagcaaaaagtCGATTCTATTAAAAAGCAATTGATGAGTCAGatggaagaaaaggaacagCAATTTAAGCAAGATAGAGAAGATCAATTGAGAGACTTGGAACAAAaactgcaggagagagaggCCAAAATTGAGtccttagaagaaaaaataaagtcaacAAGAGATTCCACAGAATTAGAAATGCTGCAAAGAGTAGAGTGTGTTAAAGCTTCTgtagaacaagaaaaaaataacgtACTTGAGAGTGTCCGACAGACATACGAAGAGAAAATGCATGTGCTACAGAAGGGCTTAACGGAAAAAGATGAATTGTTACAGAAGTATGAAAAGGAACAACAACAGAGTAATAACTCTCATCTAGAACTGCAAAAAGCCCAGGAAGAACTCCTTAAAAAACTAGAATGTATTGAGAAGAGCCATCAGGAGGAGCAGAGTAGGACTGAAAGCCTCAGGAAGGAACTTGAGGAGCAAACCAAAAAATACTCCTTGTTAGCAGATGAACATGCTCGTTGTGGTGGTGATTTAGCAAGCAGTAGGGAAGAATTAAAAGCTAAAGAACAAAAACATCTTGATATGCAGAATGTAGTTGGAGACTTCCAGAAAAAATTGCAGGAAAAGGAGGCAGTCAGTCAATCTTTagaacagaagataaaagagTTGGAAAATTGTCTAGTGAAGGAAAATGAAGCGCATAAGATTGAGATGGAAGATACGAGTTTGAGATATGAAGAAAAGCTAAAAAGTTTACAGCAACAGTTGGATGAAAGGAGTGACTGTCTGAAAGCTTTTGaggaaaatgctgaagaaaaggCTAAATCTGGTTTGGAGCTGCAGAAGTTATTGGGTGATATGCAGAACCAGCAGAAGGACTTGCAGACGAAACTGGAAGAGACTGAAAGGGAGAAACAGAAACTACGCAAGGAAGTAAATAATCTTCAAAAAGACTTACGTACTCTGCGAAAAGAGCATCAGCAGGAGCTTGACATAATAAAGAAGGAGTCCTTAGAAGAAATGGAGCAGAAAATCAG ATGTGAACAAGAAGACATTGAGTTAAAGCACAACTCCGCCTTAAAGCAGTTAATGAGAGAGTTCAATACGCAGCTGGctcaaaaagaaagagaattgGAAACAGCAGTAAAAGAGACGATCA GTAAAGCCCAGGAGGTAGAAACTGAATTGATAGAAAATCATCACATAGAGACAACACAGTTGCATaaaaaaattgctgaaaaaGATGATGATCTAAAAAGAACTgtgaaaaaatatgaagaaatccTTGAG GCTCGTGAAGAAGAGATGACAGCAAAAGTTCATGAGTTGCAGACACAGCTAGAAGACTTGCAAAAGGAATACAAACGAAGGATGGCAGAAGAGCAACGTTGGCACAATGAAAAG gTTGCAGTAGCAGAACTTCAG GCACAGCTTGCACAGAAGACAACACTAGTCAATGATTCAAAACTGAAAGAGCAGGAGTTGAAGGAGCAG ATTCATGTACTGGAAGACCGACTGAAAAAATATGAGAAGAATATGTATGTCACATCAGTTGGAACACCGTATGGAG ATGGAAACCTTCACCATACTGACGTTTCCCTTTTTGGAGAGCCTACTGAGTTTGAATACTTGAGGAAAGTGCTCTTTGAATATATGATGGGTCGTGAGACAAAG